One window from the genome of Montipora foliosa isolate CH-2021 chromosome 5, ASM3666993v2, whole genome shotgun sequence encodes:
- the LOC138002293 gene encoding uncharacterized protein: MKEVCNLDPFKHCVTIASACNRVFRQEFLEENTIGLIPVQDYQPARKYSVMALQWLSWIHHQKGDRILHALNGGEQRIDNNYVDGYDPAKKTIYEFMGCLWHGCDKCYLPDTVNPVNNTRVEDLLEGTICKIERFKKLGFQVEAKWECEFKQELTTNLEMKSFIESLKFDTPLEPRHAFFGGRTNAVCLYKHVNEKIHYVDFTSLYPWTNKYCEIRIQHPEILTSEALINRSPREFFGLIKCDILPPTFLFHPVLPYRANGKLMFPLCRTCAETLQQSPCERKEEERILSGTWCPIEIDKALELGYRMVRMIERAVGLPGVRQ; the protein is encoded by the exons ATGAAAGAAGTCTGCAACCTCGATCCATTCAAACACTGTGTTACCATAGCAAGTGCCTGTAACCGAGTGTTCCGACAAGAATTCCTTGAAGAAAACACAATCGGTCTTATTCCTGTTCAAGATTATCAACCAGCCCGAAAATACTCTGTCATGGCCCTCCAATGGCTGTCCTGGATTCATCATCAAAAAGGTGACCGAATTCTGCACGCTCTAAATGGGGGTGAACAACGCATAGATAACAACTATGTTGACGGTTATGATCCCGCCAAAAAAACCATCTATGAATTCATGGGGTGCCTGTGGCATGGCTGTGACAAGTGTTATCTACCCGACACAGTGAATCCCGTGAACAACACGCGTGTGGAAGACCTTCTTGAGGGTACCATTTGCAAAATTGAACGTTTCAAGAAGCTTGGATTCCAGGTAGAAGCGAAATGGGAATGCGAATTTAAACAAGAATTGACCACGAACCTAGAGATGAAGTCCTTTATTGAAAGCCTCAAGTTTGACACACCCTTAGAGCCTCGTCACGCATTCTTTGGAGGCCGTACCAATGCTGTCTGCCTTTACAAGCACGTGAACGAGAAGATCCATTACGTTGACTTTACATCCTTATACCCATGGACAAACAAGTACTGCGAAATTCGGATCCAGCATCCTGAAATTTTAACAAGTGAAGCTTTAATCAATCGTTCACCACGTGAATTCTTTGGGCTGATCAAATGTGACATCCTTCCACCTACCTTTTTGTTTCATCCTGTGTTACCCTACCGTGCCAATGGAAAACTGATGTTTCCTCTTTGTAGAACATGTGCTGAAACCCTGCAACAAAGTCCTTGTGAACGTAAGGAAGAAGAGCGCATTCTTTCTGGAACCTGGTGTCCCATTGAGATTGATAAGGCGTTGGAGTTGGGATACCGTATGGTTCGAATGATAGAG cGAGCGGTTGGCCTTCCTGGTGTGAGACAGTAG